In Vanessa cardui chromosome 9, ilVanCard2.1, whole genome shotgun sequence, the DNA window TGTTTCTATTTTCTCTGAAGCCTAAATAAAAAGTcaactatttttaatctatagcCAAAATCTCtagtaatattgattttttcaaTTGTCACTGTCACATGTCAATTTAATAGTACTAACTTGTATGTAacccattaaaccaagaattgaattgaattgtatGTAACAATTTTAGGTTCATAATAAAAGCATTGAATTGACAAGTcgtaaagaattattattacaggGATATTATTGTAGATTTTTAGTCTTTAAAGCTGGAGTCGCCTGATGCTGAAAATTACTTCCTATACAGAGCAAAAAGAACTACAATGGCAACCGGCACTCTTAGCCAGTATATTCAGACGGTGGAGAGAATGTTTAGACTTGGAGAAGGCTACGAGCTTGCGCGTCTTCTGTCCCTCAGGGATGCACATGTTGTTAATAGGAATCTTCGGTCCAGTGATATTGCTACCATGGTGGAAGGCAACTGCGTAGCACCCCTCGATGAGCTTATTATCTGCCATTTATTATGTGTCaaggtataaataattcatctaaatatgtattttaatataatataatgtctataaataactagtttaactaatatatttcttaaataagatACACACCCCAAATATGGGCAAATGTTAagatctaataaatattttatcttattaaaatatagattaacaaaaaactagtttttttttttttatttaaaaaattcgcTACTGTGGCGAATGTGTGACTGTGACTGtggcataaaaaatgtatttatcaaatcaattatttttctagGCCATCTGTGAAAAGGAATTCTTAGAAGCTTACAGTCATCAAAGTCAGTGTGTTGTAACTATTGTAAAAATTCTGCAAAATCAAAAGGAACAAAACTGGTGTCTTCCTCTAATGTACACTGTCTGCTTGGATTTAAGACTGGTTGCCCAAAAGGCTGAGACAGgtaaattctatttaatttatctagTAGTTTCTTGATGCTAAGACTTTGTGGGAACCCATTAAATGTCATATAACCCACTCATATGTTCTATTGCTCAACAATATTTAGTCTTTTTATATGACCATTTAAAGGAAGAGTGAGTCATTGTTACTACAACTACAAGGGAGAGGTAGCTGAAAATCCAAAACGAATAAACTGTATCAGACTAATTCCTCAAACTAATGTCAGAAAAGTACACAACAAGAtgcattaattttatgtttttctttaaaatgtcTTATGGATTGTTACCAATGCCATCCAGCCCTGTCTGTCAAGTATTTAACCCATGAAAGATTGGTTTTTGTAGTTGTCACATGAATGATGGATTTGTAAATTATGAGATatgttagaaaataaaaatattaaaatttacaattacttGACAAGACACTTGTAGTATCTTATCATGGAAAACAtgttgataattaaaattttttttctattttagctCAAAGCAATGGCAAGATTTTGGAAAAAGCTGCTGAGAGCTTGCTATCCTGTTTCAGAGTCTGTGCAGCTGACAACAGAACATCAGATGATGATACAAAACGACTCGGCATGTTATATCTCGTTAATCAACTTCTTAAAGTTTATTTCCGcattaataaattgcatttgTGTAAACCACTCATAAGAGCCATTGACTCTTCACCGCTCTGGTACCAGTTTCCATTGGCTCAACAAATTACATATAGATACTTTGTAGGGCGCAAAGCAATGTTTGATTCTGACTACAGAATGGCAGATGAATACTTATCTTTTGCTTTCCAAAAATGTCATAGAAAAAGTCATAAGAATAAAAGACTTATTTTAACATACCTAATACCAGTTAAAATGTTATTAGGCTACATGCCAACAAGGGGTCTGCTTCAGAAATACGATCTCCTACAGTTCTGGGATTTGACGTCAGTTGTTAAGAATGGTGACTTGAGAGGCATAGATAGAATAATGGAGATGCATGAAAATTTCTTCATCAGTGCTGGTATTTACTTGATTGTtgagaaattgaaaataattgcaTACAGGAATCTGTTCAGAAAAGTATTTTTGGCTGAAAACACACACCAAATCGAAATAGCCAGTTTCCAAGCGGCATTACAAATAAGTGGGCAAGAGGATGTGGACTCTGATGAAACACTATGCATTGTCGCCAATTTGATCTTCCTCGGCAAAATCAAAGGTTATATGTCATATCAACACAAAAAAGTAGTCGTTAGTAAGCAAAACGCATTCCCGCCGTTATCgactttgtaattatttgtattgaataaatgttaaatgaattttttaaacattcttaatAAGATGTTTGTTCTTAAGAACCCATTCCCGATACCTATCTGCAATACTTTTAATTGAAAGTGGTTTTGTAAATGAAACATCAAtgacattaaaacttttttattaaatttataatatatttcaaagaataatataaatataataaattttacgcCGATTCCTTAGCATCAATCCTAACAATGCTGAATTAAGTCttgcaatatattttagtttctaaTAGATTTCTCTAAGTCTTATTAATTGTAGATATAGATTTTTCaagttattactattattaaatagataagAATGTTAAGATAGAAACAAACATTGTGATGTGCTTTGTGATATTGTTCAAATAGAAAACAGCAAATAAGGTCAACGGAGCAATGATATGTCTGTAGCATTACTTCTGATATGCACTTGCAACTGTTTTAAGTAATACTCTCTTTAaaacaagatatattaaatattcaatgcaGGTGGAAAATTTAATACCAATATTCATAAAACACACCATAATGTCCAATGATGAAgtagaaaaatatgtattacgaGTTTCTGAGTaaatattacaatgtttatttttataatatttaatttataagtaatctaatataaataacttatgttAACATTTATCCTTTAAAGATACTTACGGATAAGCCACTTTggttaacaaaaagaaaagacAATGATGTTTCgacaaataattgtttttgttacagTTAGTGATGTGAGTTTCATTTACATAGATAATCGATTTTTCAAGGGGTAAGTACCCAGTTATAAAATTGCTTATCTGTAAATATcttatttctcttttttttacCGATTCTTATAAAATGCtctaaaattttagtaattatgtatgtagattataattatatttcatctaCTAAAGTAATAAATGTCTACTAatctttaaaaatgaatatgagaATGTATCTCGAATACTGATTACATTAAATCAATAGATGTAAAACGAAACCGACTTTTTTCTCATCAGGTaccttattacatataaataagtaatattaagtatGACAAGTTTGTCacaagcaatatttattatttcttacgcTAATAATAATcggctatatttttttatagtattttaaccATTCAAAAGCTCAAATGAATCTTACGTACTACATTTTGGCATTATGTAATGTATACATTTCCTAAGGAAATTGTAGCAAAACTAAAATAGAGATCAAATCAAATGGCAGGAGACTTGAAATGCGAAGTTATACGTTTGATTTAGTTTCGCTCGGCAAAGGAGAATTTATGCAGGGGCGGTCCTTTTAATAGTTCGTCCTTGTAAGCTGCCAGGATCGCTCGGGACACGCTCGGTTCCGGTGCACTCGTCTCCAAAAACTGATGCATTATTCTGTAAGAAGATAATTCACCATGCATGAACCTCTTTTGGAGAAAAGACGATCATTCCTATTAATCAACCAGCTACACCAAAAAGCAAGTGATATCAAAATTTAGGTAACTGAAAGTGACAATAAATGAatgtattaggttggggaaa includes these proteins:
- the LOC124532355 gene encoding PCI domain-containing protein 2, with product MATGTLSQYIQTVERMFRLGEGYELARLLSLRDAHVVNRNLRSSDIATMVEGNCVAPLDELIICHLLCVKAICEKEFLEAYSHQSQCVVTIVKILQNQKEQNWCLPLMYTVCLDLRLVAQKAETAQSNGKILEKAAESLLSCFRVCAADNRTSDDDTKRLGMLYLVNQLLKVYFRINKLHLCKPLIRAIDSSPLWYQFPLAQQITYRYFVGRKAMFDSDYRMADEYLSFAFQKCHRKSHKNKRLILTYLIPVKMLLGYMPTRGLLQKYDLLQFWDLTSVVKNGDLRGIDRIMEMHENFFISAGIYLIVEKLKIIAYRNLFRKVFLAENTHQIEIASFQAALQISGQEDVDSDETLCIVANLIFLGKIKGYMSYQHKKVVVSKQNAFPPLSTL